A single genomic interval of Daucus carota subsp. sativus chromosome 1, DH1 v3.0, whole genome shotgun sequence harbors:
- the LOC108204321 gene encoding uncharacterized protein LOC108204321 — protein sequence MGSSTSMIFSVKALLISTGVVSIALFLKLSLPVLIDEIPVVWSSILSWLQPPYLYFVLNAIIIIIAASSKFHTKIDDSDHQHQNQIKVPLPSPVPMDLPAVYAQNEVYHKIEADDDIYRKIEEPEEAYRKIEDPVEELKPVVEIKPEAVAEKGEDNEFVISRSTWTPPRKVENEEFRIPAKEKPLVLSRFSNRKPAKASPEGGKRALRVAKPKRQETLESTWKAITDGRHVPLTRHLKKSDTFENHNSHVAADSPTCSPRRVIKSETFRDRTNYDSPSPVSGGKLRKEASPSQDELNRRVEAFINKFNQEMRLQRQESLNQYMEMVNRGSH from the exons ATGGGCTCATCTACTAGTATGATATTTTCTGTTAAGGCGCTGTTGATTTCAACTGGCGTTGTGTCTATAGCCTTGTTTTTAAAACTATCTCTTCCGGTTCTTATAGATGAAATCCCTGTCGTTTGGTCCTCGATTCTCTCGTGGCTTCAGCCTCCTTATTTGTACTTTGTTCTTAACGCTATTATCATCATCATTGCCGCTTCATCGAAGTTTCACACAAAGATCGATGACTCCGATCATCAACACCAGAATCAAATTAAAGTGCCGTTACCGTCTCCGGTCCCTATGGATCTGCCGGCTGTTTATGCTCAAAATGAGGTCTATCACAAAATCGAAGCTGATGATGATATTTATCGCAAAATTGAGGAACCGGAGGAGGCGTATCGGAAGATTGAGGATCCTGTGGAGGAATTGAAGCCGGTGGTGGAGATTAAACCGGAAGCTGTGGCGGAGAAGGGCGAGGATAATGAGTTTGTGATATCGAGGTCCACGTGGACGCCGCCGCGGAAGGTGGAGAATGAGGAGTTTCGAATTCCGGCGAAGGAGAAACCTCTGGTTTTGTCCAGGTTTAGCAACCGGAAGCCTGCAAAAGCTAGTCCTGAAG GTGGAAAGAGGGCGCTGAGGGTGGCGAAGCCGAAGCGGCAAGAGACGTTGGAGAGCACCTGGAAAGCCATAACGGACGGGCGTCACGTGCCACTCACGAGGCACCTCAAGAAGTCCGATACATTTGAGAATCACAACAGCCACGTGGCAGCCGATTCGCCCACGTGTTCTCCGCGGCGCGTGATCAAATCGGAGACGTTTAGAGATCGGACGAATTACGATTCGCCGTCGCCGGTGTCGGGAGGGAAGCTGAGGAAGGAAGCGTCGCCGAGTCAGGACGAGTTGAACCGGCGAGTGGAAGCGTTTATCAACAAGTTTAACCAGGAAATGAGGCTGCAGAGACAGGAGTCTCTCAACCAGTACATGGAGATGGTTAATCGAGGGTCAcattag